From the Moraxella sp. FZFQ2102 genome, the window AGATTGGCAAGGGTTTGGCACTGTGCAGGATGGATTTGCTTGTATAAGGTGATGGCTTGATGGTTCATAATACACTCACTGAATTTCGCAATTATATATTCCAAAAATGACTTTATAGTCTTGATGATTTGCAATTTTTGAATATATTAGCGAAATCCATCACACTTTGCAATGGTGATTTGGCATAAGCTTATGACCGTTTAAGCGCCTGTACCGCCAAATTGACACTCAAAAACACCTGCCCTGACAGCGACTGCATCACAGGACTGCCTGCCAAGACATCCATCACAGGACCTTTGACTTCGGCTAAGTGCAGGCATTTGTCTTGCTGTCGGCATTCTTGGTTAAGATCTTCTAGCATCTCTTGGGCGGATAAATCAATGTGATTGACCGCGGTCATCACCAGCACCACATCGCGCACATCAGGTGATTCGATGAGCTTTAATAAATCATCATGCACTGTCTTAGCATTACCAAAATACAAGCTCTCATCAATACGCAAAAGCAGCACGCCATCAAAAGTCGTCACCTGATGCCGCTCGATATTGCGAAAATGCTCACTGTCACCGACGCGCCCAAGCGTGGCGATATGCACCTTGTGCGTGCGATACACCATCAAGGCAAAACTGGCAAGCAGACCTGCCACCAAGCCCATATTCAGCCCAGAGACGATACAGATGATAAAAGTGATGATAAAACACAGAGCGTCAATCTTATCAAGTCGCCATGCTTGCTTGAGCGTCTCGATATCCACCATCGAGATCACCGAGCTTGTGATGATCGCTGCTAAGATCGCATAGGGCAAGCCAACGAGCATCTTTCCTAAAAACAGCACAATCAGCAGCACGCCAAAGGCGCAGACCATCGATGACAGCTGAGATTTTGAGCCGACAGACAGATTTAGCCCCGTGCGCGAGATGCCACTTGCCACAGCAAAACCACCGAACAAGCCGCTTGCGACATTGGCAAGCCCAAGCCCGAGCAGCTCTTTGTTGTCACTATACGGCTGTTTTCGAAGGCGCGCTTGCTGACTTGCAATGGTCGAGCTTGAGATGAACGCCACCAGTGCGATCAAAAGTGCCGATGGTAACAGCTCAAGTAAAGTTGAGATGGATAAAGTAGGCAGGGTAAGACTGGGCAGCCCTGTCGGCAGATCGCTTAGGACATTCACCCCTTGTGCGCCAAGTTCCCAATGATGACTGAGCCAAATCGATGCTGCGACCAGCACGATGACAAAAAATCGATTGGCAAAACCTTGATACTTAGCAGGCAGCCATCCCCACACAATACGGCTACCATAGCGGCTGATAATCAATAGCAATAATGCGCCCAATCCTACGATGATGGTCGCTGTATGCACAGGCTTGGTGTTGGTCATGCCAGTGGCAATCAAGGTCATCAGATTATCACCAACAAGTGGAATACCAAGCAAATGCTTGACCTGACTGAACATAATCAGCACCGCCGCCCCACTGATAAAGCCTGCCGATACGCCGCGACTGACAAACTGCATGATCCAGCCTAGGCGCATGATGCTACTTAGGCACAAAATCACCCCGACCATACACGCCAGTGTCACCGCCAGCTGAATATACTGCAAGCTGCCACCAGCATAGTTCGACAGCGCACCTGCGGTCATGATCGCGGTGATCGCTACAGGTCCAACCGATGATGTGCTGCTTGAGTTGATCCACGCATAGACCATCACAGGCACGATGGCGGTATATAGCCCCATGATCGGCGGTAAGCCCGCCAATGCAGCATAACCTAAGCTCTGCGGAATGACCAATATCGCCATCATCACGCCTGCTTGCACTTCGCTCATCGCTAGGCGTACATCACCCATTGCATCAAAAGCCCAAGTCGGTATCAAGCTGCGCCATTGCATGGTTGTTTTTCCGTTGTTGTTATTTTTACCAAACTGGTATTATGAGTAAAAATGTGCCAATTTGCAATGTTTTCACCCATCTGTATGCTTGAGTTTGTCTTTTTCTTGAAAATCAACCAATAAAAAAGCCTGCAACGCGTGTGCAAGCTTTTTTATGGATGACTACGATTATTCGCCGTAGATTTTCATACCTTGGGCGAATGCACAGCCTTTTTGGCGTGCAGAAACAACCATCGCGTCATGCTCGCCATATAGGCGTGACAAGGTGTTTTGCTTAGCGGCGCGCTGACCACTGCCTGCACCCATGCCTAGGCTGATGCTTGGGTAGATGCCATGGCGACCACCGGTCAGACCGATGCCGATGCCTGATGCTGACAAGCCCACTTGTTGGTTTTGGGTTTGTTCCACAAGCTTGGCAATACGGCTGACTTCTGATTGCAGACTTTGGCAATCATAGCTTTGGTAGGTGTTTGGGTTGATGTATTGTGGTGCGACTTTGCCAGTAGATGCACAGCCTGTCAGTACCGCGGCAGCAGCGGCTGCACCGAAAATTAATGCTTTCATAACAATCCTTACAATAAGGGATAACACTCAAGGAAAACAGCTTGACACACATACATCAAGCCAACTGATGGTCAATGACCTAAAATTCTCAACTTCAAGTACGACGCGACGCACACAGCGGACTGTCAGGTGCGGCACTCATATTCGCCCACTCATCAGGCGTATAAGCATGGATCGCAAGCGCGTGCACCGTACCGCCATTTGTCATCAAAAATGGATTGGCGATGGCATAGACCTTTTGGTGGCGTGCTGCCAATCTTAAGCCTGTGAATGCATCACTGACGATGGTCAGCTTAAAATGGCTTTCTTTACCTTCAAAATAGCCTGCGTGCATATGGCTTTCGTTCTCTAGGCTGATATGCGTCGGTGCAAGTGCTTGTAATGCGTGCTGTAGTGCGTCAGCGGTCGTTGTCATGGTATTATCCTTATTGGCTGATAACTGCTTAACGCTTATTAACGCTTGGCGGCTTGGTACAGCGGCATGACTGTCGGAATCAGCGCTTGCATATTCTTGATACGCGTGCCACTGCTTGGGTGCGTACTCAAAAACTGCGGCGGCGCACTTTGGTTGGCAGCGTTCATTTTTTGCCATAAAGTCACAGCGGCATTTGGGTTATAGCCTGCGCGCGCCATCAGCTCAAGACCAATCTTATCCGCTTCAGCTTCTTGGGTGCGCGAATGTGGCAAATCCAAACCAAGCTGCTGCGCCAAACCCACTAGCTGCTGCTGACCGCTTGATAATCCTAAAGCACTGGCAGCAATGCCAAGCACACCTGTGGTTGCCATCTGACGGCTCATCTTCTCACGCGAATGCTCGCGCAATGCGTGCGCCATCTCATGCCCCATGATCGCTGCGATCTCATCATCGGTCAGGTTCAGCTTATCGATGATGCCACTATAAAATACGATCTTACCACCTGGCATGACATAGGCATTGACTTCATTTGACTTAATCGAATGCACTTGCCAACGCCAATTCACCGCATCAGGACGATAGATGCTCGTCTGTGGAATCAGACGATTGGAGATATTTTTTAGGCGGCGCACTTGGGCAGCATCGACATCGAGCGTGCCTTTTTGGCGAGCTTCGCTGATGGTCTCAGCATACATCTGACTGGTCGCTTGCATGATCTGATCGCTCGATACCAATAACAGCTGCTTACGATCAGCACCAACCACCCCTGACTGTGTCGAGCTACTGCAGCCCACGACTGCTGTGGCACTGGTGGCGATCAGTGCCGTTGCGATCATGTGTTTTTTTAGTGTGCGCATACCTATCTCCTTTTCTTATTAAAATCATCAATTGATGACGATTATAACCAAAGCTTGTGCTTTCGCCTAGCCCATCAACACAAAAAGCTACAATTTCACAAACCAAACTGGACAGTTTCATAACACGCATTACGCACCATGACGCGTCATCACGGCGATTTGATATGCTATGTCATCAAACTGTCACACAATATTCATCAAATTGTCATCATTTTATCATCAAACTGTCATCAAGAATACCTAAAATGACAGCCATACAAAAGCACTGTTAGATGTTTTATTTTTCACTTTTCAATAAGGAAAACCCAATGAAATTGTCACTAAAAACCCTAATCATCAGCATGGCGACGGTCACTGCACTTGCCGCTTGTAGCAAACCTGCCGAGAAGCAAGCAGCCGCTGCAGACACCGCCACAACCACCACCAGTACCGCTGATAATACCGCTGCTAGCATGGAGCAAGTCGGCATCAACATCACAGGCGCTGGTGCTTCTTTTCCACAGCCGATTTATGCCAAATGGTCGGCTGACTTTAAAGCTGCCAATGGCGGTCAGGTCAATTACCAATCAATCGGCTCATCAGGCGGCATCAAGCAAATCATCGCCAAGACCGTCGATTTTGGCGCATCAGACGCACCGCTTAGTATTGAGGAGCTGAACAAAGAAGACCTAATCCAGTTCCCAACTGTCATCGGTGGTGTCGTTCCTGTGGTGAACATTGACGGCATCGAAGCAGGCGCACTAAAGCTTGACGGTGAGACTTTGGCAAATATCTATCTTGGCAAAATCACCACTTGGGATGATGCTGCGATCAAAGCACTAAACCCAGATTTGAACCTGCCAAGCGACAAAATCACCACCGTGTTCCGCTCAGATGGTTCAGGCACGACCTTTAACTTCACCGATTATCTTGCCAAAGTATCATCAGATTGGCAAAGCACTGTGGGTGTAGATAAATCAATCAAATGGCCAACCACTGCAACAGGCGCAGCAGGTAAAGGCAACGAAGGCGTGGCAAGCTATGTCGGCCGTATCAAAAACTCAATCGGCTATGTCGAGTACGCCTACGCTAAGCAAAATGGCATGGCGCATGTTTCGCTAAAAAATGCTGCAGGCGAATTCGTACAGCCATCAGCTGACAGCTTTGCTGCTGCAGGTGATATCGAGTGGAATAAGGACAATGGCTTTAACCAAGTCTTGACCAACTCAGCAACCACAGGCGCATGGCCAATCGCTGCAGCGACCTTCATCCTAGTACACAAAACCCCACAAAACCCTGAACAAGTGGCAAATGTACTAAAATTCTTCGACTGGGCATATACCAACGGCGACCAATCAGCCATCGATCTTGACTATGTACCATTCAGCGACAAGGCGGTAGATATCTTCCGTCAAAGCTGGGCGGACATCAAAGATGGCAGCGGCAACGCCGTCTATCAAGCGCAGTAATTCTGCACTGATCTGTGGTAATCGTTCATGGCATCGCACCATGAACGATTTGCCCATCAAGATTTCGATAATTATTATCATCAAATTTTATCACTAATTTATAACCACAATGCGATCGTCAGACAAATCCGTCGTTGTTATACATTAGTCATAATACACAGATCAATAAATACAGATTAATAATTTTGGAAAAAGTGTCATGATCAGTCAAAATCCCACACTCAGTGCCAAATTAAACCGCCAAAAACGCCTAGACACCGCCTTTGTGTGGTCCACACGCCTATCAGCTTTACTTGTGCTATTGACCTTAGGCGGCATCATGCTGTCTTTGGTCATTGGTGCACTGCCGAGTATTCAGGCATTTGGGCTAAATTTCTACACCAGCAGCAACTGGGACCCTGTGGCGGGTGAATTTGGCGCGCTGGCACCGATTTACGGTACGCTTGTCACATCAATCATCGCTGTGGTGATCGCTGTGCCGGTCAGCTTTGGGATTGCGGTATTTTTGACCGAATTATGCCCAACTTTTTTAAAACGGCCGCTTGGCATCGCCATTGAGCTATTGGCAGGCATTCCATCAATCATCTATGGTATGTGGGGCTTGTTCGTGTTCGCGCCGTGGTTTGGCGAAACGGTGCAACCGTGGCTGATTGAGAATCTTGCTCGCCTGCCGATCATCGGTCAGATGTTCGTCGGCGCACCGATTGGTATCGGTCTATTTACCGCAGGTCTTGTACTTGCCATCATGATCATTCCTTTTATCACCGCGACCATGCGCGATGTGTTTTTGGTCGTGCCAAATATGCTCAAAGAATCTGCCTACGGCATGGGTGCGACCACTTGGGAAGTGATGACCAAAGTCGTGCTGCCTTATACCAAAGCTGGTGTCGTCGGCGGTCTGATCTTAGGCTTAGGTCGTGCGCTTGGCGAGACGATGGCGGTGACTTTCTTGATTGGTAATACCTTTAATATCAATGCAAGCCTATTCACATCAGGCGTCTCGATCACATCAGCACTTGCCAATGAATTTGCCGAAGCATCCAGTGAGCTGCACTTATCATCGCTCCTGCACTTAGGTTTAATCCTGTTTGTCATCAGCTTTATTGTGCTAAGCCTATCGAAACTGATGCTGATGAAACTTGACAAAAACGCTGGTAAATAATTGTAAATCTAAAAATTTTAAAACAATGGAAAAACCCATGACGCAAAGCACTGCCATCACAAGCCGCATTCATCTACCGAAGTACCAACGCCGCAAAGCCACGAACCGCATCGCCATGACCGCGACCATCTTGTCTGTCATCTTTGGTTTGTTTTGGTTGGTGTGGATTTTGATCACTTTATTTGGTCATGGCTTATCAGGCATGATGTCGATGCCGATTTTCACCATGGACACGCCTGCACCAATGACAGACGGCGGTCTGCGTAATGCCATTGTCGGCTCAGCATTGCTGTCGTTTTTTGGTTTGCTGATCGGTACACCGATTGGTATTTTGACAGGCGTGTATTTGGCTGAGATCGACCAAAAAAGCTGGCTGTCTCGTTCTACGCGCTTTATGACTGATGTACTATTGTCCGCGCCATCAATTGTCATTGGTTTGTTCGTGTTTGCCTTGATGGTGCATGGTCGCGGCTTTTCGGGCTGGGCAGGCGTTGTCGCACTTGCGATCATCGTCATTCCTGTGGTCATTCGCACCACCGAAAACATGCTGATGCTGATCCCGAACCACTTGCGCGAAGCAGGCTATGCCCTGGGCGCACCAAAATACAAACTCATCGGTAAAGTCACCCTAAAATCAGCGCAAGCAGGCATCATCACAGGTGTGCTACTTGCCTTTGCTCGCATTGCAGGCGAAACCGCGCCATTATTGTTCACCGCCTTGAATAACCAATATTTCAGCACCGATATGTCGCAAGCCATCGGTAACTTGCCAAATACCATTTACCAATTCGCCATGAGTCCGTATGACAACTGGCACGCCCTAGCGTGGGCGGCGGCACTACTGATCACCTTTGCGGTACTGACGCTCAATGTCATCGCGCGCATCATCTCAGCACGCGCCGAGAAATGATAGATTTGCTTAATAGATGTTGCTATAGAAATTCACTTAAATTGAAGTACAAGGATACGCCATGCTAAACTTTAACTCAGCCACCATGCCACAAACCATGAACACCACCAACGAACGCAGCCAAGCACAAGCCACCACCGCCGCCAAAGTACAAGTCAAAAACCTAAACTTCTACTACGGCGATTATCACGCGCTCAAAAACATCAATCTTGACATCGCTGACAAAAAAGTCACCGCGTTCATCGGTCCATCAGGCTGCGGTAAATCAACGCTACTGCGCACCTTCAACCGTATGTACGACCTGTATGACGGCATGAAAGCCACAGGCGAGATCATCCTTGATAATCACAACATCCTAGATGGCAATGTCGATGTCAATCTGCTGCGTGCGCGTGTCGGCATGGTCTTCCAAAAACCAACGCCATTTGCCATGTCAATCTATGACAATGTCGCCTTTGGCGTCAAGCTGTATGAAAATCTTTCAAAAGCTGAGCTGGATGAACGCGTCGAATGGGCATTGAAAAAATCTGCACTGTGGAATGAAGTCAAAGACAAGCTGAAAAAATCAGGTCTGTCACTGTCAGGCGGTCAGCAGCAGCGTCTGTGCATCGCGCGCTCTGTCGCCACACGCCCTGAAGTACTGC encodes:
- the pstB gene encoding phosphate ABC transporter ATP-binding protein PstB, whose product is MPQTMNTTNERSQAQATTAAKVQVKNLNFYYGDYHALKNINLDIADKKVTAFIGPSGCGKSTLLRTFNRMYDLYDGMKATGEIILDNHNILDGNVDVNLLRARVGMVFQKPTPFAMSIYDNVAFGVKLYENLSKAELDERVEWALKKSALWNEVKDKLKKSGLSLSGGQQQRLCIARSVATRPEVLLLDEPTSALDPISTGAIEELIHDLKKDYTIAIVTHNMQQAVRCSDYTAYMYLGDMIEMGKTEQIFNAPKMQATADYIAGRHG
- the pstC gene encoding phosphate ABC transporter permease subunit PstC, with the translated sequence MISQNPTLSAKLNRQKRLDTAFVWSTRLSALLVLLTLGGIMLSLVIGALPSIQAFGLNFYTSSNWDPVAGEFGALAPIYGTLVTSIIAVVIAVPVSFGIAVFLTELCPTFLKRPLGIAIELLAGIPSIIYGMWGLFVFAPWFGETVQPWLIENLARLPIIGQMFVGAPIGIGLFTAGLVLAIMIIPFITATMRDVFLVVPNMLKESAYGMGATTWEVMTKVVLPYTKAGVVGGLILGLGRALGETMAVTFLIGNTFNINASLFTSGVSITSALANEFAEASSELHLSSLLHLGLILFVISFIVLSLSKLMLMKLDKNAGK
- the pstA gene encoding phosphate ABC transporter permease PstA; this encodes MTQSTAITSRIHLPKYQRRKATNRIAMTATILSVIFGLFWLVWILITLFGHGLSGMMSMPIFTMDTPAPMTDGGLRNAIVGSALLSFFGLLIGTPIGILTGVYLAEIDQKSWLSRSTRFMTDVLLSAPSIVIGLFVFALMVHGRGFSGWAGVVALAIIVIPVVIRTTENMLMLIPNHLREAGYALGAPKYKLIGKVTLKSAQAGIITGVLLAFARIAGETAPLLFTALNNQYFSTDMSQAIGNLPNTIYQFAMSPYDNWHALAWAAALLITFAVLTLNVIARIISARAEK
- the pstS gene encoding phosphate ABC transporter substrate-binding protein PstS, which produces MKLSLKTLIISMATVTALAACSKPAEKQAAAADTATTTTSTADNTAASMEQVGINITGAGASFPQPIYAKWSADFKAANGGQVNYQSIGSSGGIKQIIAKTVDFGASDAPLSIEELNKEDLIQFPTVIGGVVPVVNIDGIEAGALKLDGETLANIYLGKITTWDDAAIKALNPDLNLPSDKITTVFRSDGSGTTFNFTDYLAKVSSDWQSTVGVDKSIKWPTTATGAAGKGNEGVASYVGRIKNSIGYVEYAYAKQNGMAHVSLKNAAGEFVQPSADSFAAAGDIEWNKDNGFNQVLTNSATTGAWPIAAATFILVHKTPQNPEQVANVLKFFDWAYTNGDQSAIDLDYVPFSDKAVDIFRQSWADIKDGSGNAVYQAQ
- a CDS encoding M48 family metallopeptidase encodes the protein MRTLKKHMIATALIATSATAVVGCSSSTQSGVVGADRKQLLLVSSDQIMQATSQMYAETISEARQKGTLDVDAAQVRRLKNISNRLIPQTSIYRPDAVNWRWQVHSIKSNEVNAYVMPGGKIVFYSGIIDKLNLTDDEIAAIMGHEMAHALREHSREKMSRQMATTGVLGIAASALGLSSGQQQLVGLAQQLGLDLPHSRTQEAEADKIGLELMARAGYNPNAAVTLWQKMNAANQSAPPQFLSTHPSSGTRIKNMQALIPTVMPLYQAAKR
- a CDS encoding SulP family inorganic anion transporter, with translation MQWRSLIPTWAFDAMGDVRLAMSEVQAGVMMAILVIPQSLGYAALAGLPPIMGLYTAIVPVMVYAWINSSSTSSVGPVAITAIMTAGALSNYAGGSLQYIQLAVTLACMVGVILCLSSIMRLGWIMQFVSRGVSAGFISGAAVLIMFSQVKHLLGIPLVGDNLMTLIATGMTNTKPVHTATIIVGLGALLLLIISRYGSRIVWGWLPAKYQGFANRFFVIVLVAASIWLSHHWELGAQGVNVLSDLPTGLPSLTLPTLSISTLLELLPSALLIALVAFISSSTIASQQARLRKQPYSDNKELLGLGLANVASGLFGGFAVASGISRTGLNLSVGSKSQLSSMVCAFGVLLIVLFLGKMLVGLPYAILAAIITSSVISMVDIETLKQAWRLDKIDALCFIITFIICIVSGLNMGLVAGLLASFALMVYRTHKVHIATLGRVGDSEHFRNIERHQVTTFDGVLLLRIDESLYFGNAKTVHDDLLKLIESPDVRDVVLVMTAVNHIDLSAQEMLEDLNQECRQQDKCLHLAEVKGPVMDVLAGSPVMQSLSGQVFLSVNLAVQALKRS
- a CDS encoding BolA family transcriptional regulator; the protein is MTTTADALQHALQALAPTHISLENESHMHAGYFEGKESHFKLTIVSDAFTGLRLAARHQKVYAIANPFLMTNGGTVHALAIHAYTPDEWANMSAAPDSPLCASRRT